The Amycolatopsis umgeniensis DNA segment GATCCCAAGCGCCCTGCCAGAAAACCTGTTCAGCGACGTCCCGCGGCCTGGGCTGGGTGGCGTCCAGCCAGCCGGGGATCTCGGCCAGCGCGTTCGCCAGTGCGAGCCGGGCCCGGCCTTGGGGGTTCCCGTTGGCGGCCTGGACCACTTCGGTGAACCTGCTCGCGTTGGCCGCGGGGTCGGTGATCCGCACCAGGTGCAGCCGTGCGTCGAGCAGCGTGTTCAGCGCGAATCCGAGGTCGAGGCCGGAGTTCCAGTGCGCTTCCCCGCCCGCGAGGTTGCCGCAGAAGGTCATCAGCCCGCCGAACCGGCGCGGGTTTCGTTCGGCGAGCAGGGTCGCGGTGATGGCTCCCACCGATTCGCCCGCCGCGATCGTTCGGCGCGGCAGGCCGATCGTGCGGCCGAACCAGTCGTGCAACCGGACCTGGTCGGTCAGGGCCTCCTCGATCGACCAGCCTCGCACGGCGCGGAATTGGGACGCGGCCAGCGCGTAACCCTGCTCCAGCAAGTACGACTCGGTTGCGGGTTGTGAGGTCAGGGCGATCCGATCCGGCTCCGGATAGGCCAGCGAGTACATGCCGTGACTCCACAGCAGCAGTGTGCCGTTCCAGTTTTCCGGCACCAGTACCAGATATCGGGCGCCTTCGAGTTCGCCCTCGTATCTGGTGACCGGTCCGGCGGCCGAAGCGCTCGGAATCACCAGCCCCAGCAAGGTGACGAGGAGAACGAGAAAGGCCAGACCACGACGCGCCATGACGAATCACCCCGTCACCCATCTTTCCGGTGAACCGGGTGAAGTGTCCAGATCCGTTAGCTGAAAATGACCGAGCGCAGGAGAAGCCTGTCGGAACCGCGTCCACCGTTGGGGCGGAGCGAAAAGTAGGAGTCGCTCTTGCAGTCGTCGTCCTGGAACACCACGGCGGTCGAGTCGGTGTCGTTGCGTGGACGGAAAGCGTCGACGTCCCAGTCGGCTATTTCGGGGATCTCGATGCATTCGCCGCTGGGCGGATCGACCAGGACGCCGATCTGGATCTCTTCGTCCGCGTCGTAGTAACGGTAGGTGAATTCCCCTTCGGCGGCGGAGGCCACCGCCGGAATCGAAAAACACAGGGCGACGGCACTGGCGACGGCGAGAAAAGCGGTACGGGTGCGCATGAGACGACGTTAGGGCGGTGATCAAGTTCTCCGATAGGTCTCACCGCCAGGTCCACCCGAGGGAGTGGACCGATCGTGGCCGGTGATCGATAGTGAGGGGCATGTACACCGGTAACCCCGACGTCCCCGACGACGTCTTCGCGGACGTGCTCGGCCAGATCAACGACTTCGTGCGCACCCGCGTGATGCCTCGTGAGCTCGAGATCATGAACACGGACGCGATCCCCGCCGATCTGCGGACGCAGGCCGCGGAGATGGGGCTGTTCGGCTACGCGATCCCGCAGGAGTGGGGCGGCCTCGGGCTCGACCTGGTCCAGGATGTCGAGGTGGCGATGGCGCTGGGCTACACGTCGCTGTCGCTGCGGTCGATGTTCGGTACGAACAACGGCATCGCCGGGCAGGTCCTGGTCGGCTTCGGCACCGGAGAACAGCAGGCCCGGTGGCTCCCGGGGATCGCGTCGGGCGAGGTTGTCGCGTCGTTCGCGCTCACCGAGCCCGGCGCCGGGTCGAATCCGGCGGGTTTGCGGACCAGCGCCAAGCCGGACGGTGACGGCTGGATCCTCGACGGCGGCAAGCAGTTCATCACCAACGCCACCGAGGCCGGGCTGTTCGTGGTCTTCGCACGGACGAAGCCCGCGTCCGACTCCGGGACGGGGATCGCGGTGTTCCTCGTCCCCGCGGACGCGCCGGGCATCCAGGTCGGCGCGAAGGACGCGAAGATGGGGCAGGAGGGCTCGCGCACCGCGGATGTCACCTTCTCGCAGGTGCGTGTCGGCCCGGAGGCTTTGGTGGGTGGAGACGGCGACGTCGGCTACAAGGCGGCGATGACGTCGCTGGCCCGCGGACGGATCCACATGGCGGGCTTGGCCGTCGGGGCCGCGCAGCGGGCGCTCGACGAGTCTGTCGCCTACGCGGCCTCAGCGACCCAGGGTGGTACGCCGATCGGGGATTTCCAGCTGGTTCAGGCGATGCTCGCCGATCAGCAGACCGGTGTCCTCGCCGGACGCGCGCTCGCCCGCGAGGCCGCGCGGCTTTACGTGACCGGTGAGGATCGCCGGATCGCGCCGTCGGCGGCGAAGCTGTTCTGCACCGAGATGGCGGGCAAGACCGCGGATCTCGCGGTGCAGGTCCACGGCGGATCCGGCTACATGCGCGAAGTCGCGGTCGAGCGTATTTATCGCGACGTCCGGCTCATGCGGCTTTACGAAGGGACCAGCGAGATCCAGCGCCTGATCATCGGCGGCGGTCTGGTGCGCGCCGCGAAGAAAGCGGGCGCCCCTGGATGAACTCCAGGTTTACGATCAAGATCATGCGATTCGCCATCAAGACTTCACCGCAGGACACCGTTTGGTCCGACATGCTCGCCGTCTGGCAGGCCGCGGACGAGATCGAACTCTTCGAATCCGGCTGGACCTTCGATCACTTCTATCCCATTTTTTCGGATTCGACCGGTCCGTGCCTGGAAGGGTGGGTGACGCTCACCGCGCTCGCGCAGGCCACGAAGCGGCTCCGGCTGGGCACGCTGGTCAGCGGGATCCATTACCGCCACCCCGCGCTGCTCGCGAACATGGCCGCGACGCTCGACATCGTTTCCGGCGGCCGACTGGAGATCGGGATCGGCGCGGGCTGGAACGAAGAGGAGTCCGGCGCGTACGGCATGGAGCTCGGCACGATCAAGGAGCGGAGCGACCGGTTCGAAGAGGGCTGCGAGGTCCTCGTCGGACTGCTGACCCAGGAGACCACCACGTTCCAAGGTGAGCACTACCAGCTCACCGACGCCCGCTGTGAACCGAAGGGCGTGCAGAAGCCGCATCCGCCGATCTGCATCGGTGGCAGCGGCGAGAAGCGGACCCTGCGCACGGCCGCGAAGTACGCCCAGCACTGGAATTTCGTCGGCGGCACGCCGGAGGAGTTCGCTCACAAACGCGAGGTGCTGCACCGCCACTGCGCCGACATCGGCCGGGATCCGAGCGAGATCACCTTGTCCTCGCACGTCCGTCTCGGCGCGGACGGTGACTACGCGAAGGTCGCCGCGGATGCCGAAGCCCTCGGCGAAGCGGGCCTCGACCTGGCGATCATCTACCTGCCGCCGCCGCACACGCCCGCCGTTCTGGAGCCGCTGGCGAAGGCGCTCGAGCCGCTGCGCTGACCTCTCGGAGGCCGGCCGGGGAGCGACGGCCCGTTGCGGAACCGGCCGGTCTCGCTATACGGTGACGGAACTAGAACAGGTTACAGTTCTGGACCGTGGGCGGACCGAGGAGCGGAAATGGCGAACAAGGCGCCGCGCGGCGACGAAGCCGACTACGTGGTCGTCGGATCGGGCAGCTCGGGGGCCGCGATCGCGGGCAGGCTGGCGGAGTCCGGTGCCAGCGTGATCGTGCTCGAGGCGGGTAAGAGCGACGAGAAGCTGCTCGTCAAGAAGCCGGGGCTGGTCGGCCCGATGCACGCGGTGCCGCAGCTCAAGAAGCCCTTCGACTGGGGCTACTACTCGGTGCCACAGAAACACGTTCTCGATCGGCGGATGCCGGTGCCGCGCGGCAAGGTGGTCGGCGGCTCCAGTTCCATCAACGGGATGGTCTACGTCCGCGGCAACCGCGCCAACTTCGACTCCTGGGCCGCCGAGGGCAACAAGGGCTGGGACGCCGACAGCGTCAACGCCGCGTACAAGCGCATGGAGGACTTCGAGGACGGCGAGAGCGACTTCCGGGGCGCGGGCGGGCCGATCCGGATCACCCGCAACAAGACCCCTCAGGAGGGCACGCTCCAGTTCCTCGAGGCGACCGCCGGCGCGATCGGCTGCGAGATCCTCGACGACTACAACGCCGAGTCGCAAGAGGGCGTCAGCCGGATGCAGCAGAACGCCGCCGACGGCCTGCGCTACAGCGCCTCACGCGGTTACATCCACCATCTCGCGCCCGCGACGCTGCAGGTCCAGTCCGGGGTGCTGGCGAAGAAGGTGCTCATCGAGAACGGCCGTGCCGTCGGCGTCGAGGTCGTCGACGCGGACGGGAGCCGTCGCACCCTGCGCGCCGGCAAGGAGGTCATCATCTCGGCGGGTTTCGTCGGCTCCGCGCAGCTGCTGATGCTGTCCGGGATCGGCCACGCCGAGCACCTGCGGGAGCACGGCATCGACGTGCTCGCGGATCTGCCGGTCGGTGACAACCTGCACGACCACATGTTCCACGCGCTCACGTTCCGCGCGTCGTCGAGCAAGAACAAAGGCACGCCGCCGTACTTCGCGACTGGTCTCGTCAGGGAGCTGATGCGGCCCGGCACGACCTTCCTGGCGAACTCGGTCTTCGAGGCCGTCGCCTTCCTCAAGACTTCCCAGGCCGCCGAGGTCCCGGACCTCCAGTTGCACCTCCTGCCGTGGGCGTACGTGACGCCCAACCAGGACGCGCCGATCCGGCACGACGTCGACAAGCGGCCCGCGCTCACCGTGCTGACCACGCTGATCTACCCGAAGAGCCGCGGCACGCTGCGCCTCGCATCGGCCGACCCCATGGCGGCGCCGCTCATCGACTTCCAGTACCTGTCCGACCCCGGCGACCTCGAAGTGCTCGGCGAGGGTTCGGAGATGGTCCGCGAGATCTTCGCCTCGGGGGCGTTCAACGGCTCGATCAAGGAAGAACTCCACCCGGGCAAGGCGCTACGGGGCCAGGAGTTGCGTGACGCGATCCTGAACCGCGCGACCTCGGTGTACCACGGCGTCGGCACCTGCCGGATGGGCGTCGACGAACTCGCGGTGGTCGGACCCGACCTCAAGGTCCGCGGTATCGAGGGCCTGCGGGTCTGCGACGCCTCGATCATGCCGTCGATCACCGGCGGCAACACCAACGCGCCCGCCATCATGATCGGCGAGATGGGCGCGCAGCTCGTCCTTTCGGACAACTGACGGAAAGAGGGCCATGACCGTCACACCGCTCGCGCTCACCCGTCCGGCGTCGGTGACCGACGCGTTCCTGCGACGGCTCGTGGCCCGGGTGCCGGGCTCGTCCGGCGCGACCTGGAAGCTCACCGAGGTCTACACCGGCGAGGTGCTGGTCGAGCTGCCCCAGTCGACACCCGCCGACATCGAGCAGGCCTTCACCACCGCGCGCGCCGCGCAGGAGCAGTGGGCCGCCACACCGCTCAAACGGCGGCTGGAGGTGTTCAAGCGGGCGCACACGCTCTTCGTCGACAAGGCGCCGATCGTCACCGACCTCATCCAGGTCGAGAGCGGCAAGAACCGCCGGATGGCGATCGAGGAGACCTGCGACCCGGCGATGGTGATGAGCCATTACCTCACGCGGGCCGCCAAACTGCTGGCGCCGACCAAACGCGGCGGCCCGGTCCCGTTCCTGACGACGTCGACGGAGGTCCGGCAGCCCAAAGGCGTCGTCGGGATCATCGCGCCGTGGAATTTCCCTTTCGCCACCGGCATTTCCGACGCCATCCCGGCGTTGATGGCCGGGAACGCGGTGGTGCTGAAACCGGACAACAAGACGGCCCTTTCCCCGCTCTACGGCGTCGAGATGCTGGAGGAGGCGGGTCTGCCGAAGGGCCTCTTCCAGGTGGTGTGCGGTGAGGGCCCGGACGTCGGCCCCACGCTCATCGACCAGGCGAACTACGTGATGTTCACCGGTTCCACGGCCACCGGGCGGGTGATCGGCGAACAGGCGGGCCGGAACCTCATCGGCTGCTGTCTCGAACTCGGCGGCAAGAACCCGATGATCGTGCTCGAAGACGCCGCTCTGGACGAGGCCGTGCAGGGCGCGATCTTCGGGGCGTTCGGCAACACGGGGCAGATCTGCATGCACATCGAGCGGATCTACCTGCCGGAATCCCGCTACGACGAGTTCAAGAACGCGTACGTGGCCAAGACCGAGGCCCTCGACGTCCGCGCCGCCTACGACTTCGGCCCCGACATGGGCTCGCTCGTCTCACCGGACCATCTGAGCCGGGTCAAGTCCCACGTCGACGACGCCGTGGCCAAGGGGGCGACAGTCCTTTGTGGAGGAAAGCCCCGGCCGGACCTCGGCCCGGCGTTCTTCGAACCGACGATCCTCGAAGGTGTCACGAAGGACATGCTCTGCGGCGTCACCGAAACCTTCGGACCCGTTGTCGCCCTGCACAAGTACCGCACCGTCGACGAGGCCGTCGCGCTCGCCAACGACACCGAATACGGCCTCAACGCCTCGGTCTGGGGCGGTGACGTCGGCGCCGCGCGTGCCGTGGCCTCGCGGATCGAGTCCGGCAACGTCAACATCAACGACATCCTGGCCACCGCCTACGCCGCCAAGGGAACACCGTCCGGCGGCGTCAAGAGTTCGGGCGTCGGCGCCCGCCACGGGGACCAGGGCCTGCTCAAGTACACCGACGTCAAGAACGTGGCTGTGCTCAAGAAACAGGTCATGGGTCCCCGCGGCGGTCAGACCTACGAGAAGTACGTCGAAGGGATGCTTTCCGGGCTGAAACTCATGCGGCGCCTCCGCATCCGCTAGACGTCATCGGTGTGCTGCGGCGCGGCCAGCACACAGGCGATGCTGAGCACGCACATGCCGATCAGCAGGCCGATCGCGGGCCAGACACTGCCCGTCGCCTGGAACAGCAGCGTCGACACGAGCGGTGAGAGACCGCCGAAGAGCGCGCCCGCCAGCTGGTAGGACAGCGAGATGCTCGTGTACCGCGCCCGCGGGCGGAACATCTGCGACAGGATGGCCGCGATCGGACTGTAGGTCGCGGTCATCGCCAGGCGCATCGCCACGAACGCCGCGATGATCAGCACCGCGTTCTTGGTCGAGAGCACCAGGAACTGCGGAGCCGCGAGCAGGGCGACGCCGACGAGACCGATGACGACCACCCGCACCCGGCCGAACCGATCGCCGAGCCAGGCCGCGCCGAAACTCACGATCAGCTCCACGAAGGCGGCGATGGTGAGCGCGTTGAGCACGAGCGATTCGGAGACCCCGACGGCGGGATCGGTCGCGTACGCCGTCGCGAAGGTGGTGACGAGGTAGTAGCCGCCGACCGCGACGGGCAGCACGCAGATGCCCAGCAGGATCGGCTTCCAGTTCGTCCGGACCGCGTACAGGAGGGGAACGCCGGTTTCTTCGGCGGTTTCCTCGAACACCGGTGACTCTTCGACCTTCAGGCGCACGACGAGCCCGACGCCGATGAGCAACACGGACGCGAAGAAGGGGATCCGCCAGCCCACCGTGCTGAGCCATTCGGTGCCACCGGTGCTCAGCAGGCTGAACAGGCCGGTGGCCAGCAACGCGCCCGCGGGATTCCCCGCCTGCGCGAAGGCGCCGTAGAAGGTCTTCTTGCCCGGTGGCGCGTGTTCGACGGCCATGAGCACGGCGCCGCCCCACTCGCCGCCGACGGCGAGCCCTTGGACGAACCTGAGCACCACGAGCAGGATGGGCGCCCACGTGCCGATCTGGGCGTAGCCGGGCAGGCAGCCGACCAGGAAGGTCGCCGCGCCCATCATGGTCAGGGTCACCACGAGCGCGGATTTGCGGCCCACCCGGTCACCGATGTGCCCGAACACGATGCCGCCGAGCGGCCTGGCGAAGAACCCGACGGCGTACGTCGCGAAGGCCGCCGCGACCCCTGTCAGCCTGTCGCCGGTCTCGGGGAAGAACACGGTGCCGAAGACCAGGCTGGCGGCCGTGGCGTAGACGTAGAAGTCGTACCACTCGATCGTGGTTCCGACGAAGGCCGCGAGCCCGGCCCGGCGGGCTCGGCGGAGTGAGTGCGTTTCGGTTTGGACGGTCATCGGGCCACCTCGCCGTCGATCCAGGTTTCCAGCACGCCGATGCCCGCGATCCGGTCCGGTTCGCAGGTGAGGGGATTCTCGCTCAGCAGCACGAAATCGGCGCGTTTGCCGGGGGTGATCGAGCCGAGGTCGCGTTCGCGGCCGAGCACCCGGGCGCCGGCGATCGTATGCGCGGCGACAGCCGACCGGACGTCGATCAACAGGTCGTCGCCGCCGAGCCGGTGGCCGCGCCGGGTCGTCCTGGTCACCGCGGTCTGGATGGCTTCGAGCGGGTTCGGTTCCGCGACCGGGGCGTCCGAGCTCAGCGTGACCGGCACGCCGGCCGCCTGGAATTCGCCGAGCGGGTTGAACCGCTCGCCGGGGGTGCCGACGGCGTCGGTGACGCCTTCGCCCCAGTTGTAGTAGTGCTGGGGCTGGTTGACCGGGTGGACGCCGAGCGCGGCCATCCGCTCGATCTGCGCCGGGGACGGCAGCCCGCAATGTTCGATGCGATGCCGCGCGTCGGGCCGGGGATTCCGTCGCTGCGCGTCCTCGATGGCATCGAGCACCATGGCGATCGCGTCGGGGGACTGGGCGTGGGTCGCGGTCTGAAGCCCGGCTTCGTGCGCCTTGCCGATGAGCGCGGAGTAGTCCTTCGGGTCGTGGTAGAGCTGCCCGGTGCGGCACGGGTCGCCGACGTAACCGTCCGGGAAGTAGGCGGTCCACCCGCCGAGGGTGCCGTCGGCGTAGAACTTGATCCCCGCGAACGCGAGGCGGGAGGTGCCGAAAGCGCCGTGCAGCCCCATTTCCAGGGTCTGGTCGAGCAGATGCGACAGCAGGTACATGTGCACCCGCGTCTTCAGCTGCCCGGCTTCGTCGAGCCGCAGGTACATGTCGAACTCGCGGCGCGTGACCTGGGCGTCGCCGATCGCGGTCACCCCGGCGGCGAGGAACTTCTCCTGTGCGGCGGCCAGCTGCCGGGCGTGCTCCTCCGGCTCGTCCTCGAGGTGGAAGTTCGGCCCGTGCCGTCCGACCTTCACGCCGGTGACCCCGGTGAGGATGTTGCACGCCGCGTCCGAGAGCTCCCCGGTGAGCTCGCCCCGCCCGTCCCGGAAGAACACCCCGCCGTCAGGATCCGGGGTGTCGCGGGTGATGCCGTTGCGCCGCAACGTGAAGCTGTTCACCACACCGCCGTGCCCGCTGGCGTTCATGAGGTAGACCTCGCGATCGTCGGCGACAGCGTCGAGCTCTTCCTTGCGGGGATGGCGTTTCTCGGCGAGGTTGCGGTGTTCGTAGCCGTACCCTCGGACGGGCCTGCCCGCCGGAGTATTCTCGGCCGCCTCACGCAGCAGCGCGACGATGCCGGGAATGGTCGATGCCCGCTCGGGACCGCAGTCCACCCAGGTCATCATCTGCCCGTACATCAGCGGATGCGCGTGCGGATCGACGAAGCCGGGCAGGAGCGTGCCCGGCAACCGCCGCACCTCCGGTTCGGGATGACCGAGACCGGCCGCGCGAGCGCGGCACTCGTCCACCGAGCCGACCGCGGCGATTTCCTCGCCGAACACGAGTACCGCTGCGGCGCCTTCGGTGGCGTCGTCGACGGTCACCAGCGCTTCGGGATGCAGGATCGTCGCGGTCGCGTCGAGGACTGAACGATCTAGGGGCAACTTGCGCATCGCGCGGACTCCTGGGATTCGGCGGTGAAGTGGGGCGAAGGTAAGCGAGAAGGACGGCCGCGCGCAATCAGATCGATCGTGTGCATACGGTTCGCGCGATCGATATGCGGCAGATCGAGCGCATAACGCTTTATCTCTGCTGCTCAGAGTGGCATTCGGCAAGTGATATGGTTCCGTTCGCCGTCGGAAATTCAGCAGAGGAGAATCGCCGTGGACGACGCGCTGGTCGCGGCTTTGCGCGCGGACGGCCGGATGAGCGTGGCCGATCTGGCCAAACGGGTCGGCGCGTCACGCTCGGCCGTCTCGGCCCGGCTGGAGCAGTTGAAGGCCGACGGTTCGCTCAACGTGGTCGCGGCGGTCCATCCCGAGTTCCTCGGCCTGACCGCGTACGCGCATCTCGCGATTCGCACTTCGGGCCGGTCTCAGGCGACGACGGACGCCATCGCCGCGCTCCCGGCCGCGGCGTTCGTCTCCGCGGTGAGCGGGGAGTACCAGACCGTCGCCGAGTTGCGCCTGCCCGACTCCCCGGAGCTTTACCGCACGGTGGCGGACATCCGGGGACTGCCGGAGGTGGAACAGGTCAACACCCTCGTCTACGTGGACGTGGTCAAAGGCCTGTTCATGCCTGGCCGTCCTTTGCCGCCCTGGCTTCGGCTGGACGACCGCGATCTCGCGATCATGCTGCGGCTGCAGGCCGACGGGCGGGAGAGTTTCGCGCGGACCGCGGAGCACGTCGGGCTGTCGCCGTCGGCCACCCGCACCCGCGTGCGCTACCTCGTCGAGCAGGATGTCATCCGGATCGCGCCGGTGCTCAGCCGCGCCCGCCCGGACGCCGGCCTGGTCTGCGGGATCGGCCTGAACGTGCGGGGCGCCGGGGACTCCGTGACAGCGGCTCTCGCCGCACGTGAGGACACCGAGTTCCTCGCCAGGACCATCGGCCGGTTCGACGTCGTCGCCACCATCGCGGCGCAATCCGCCCGCGACCTCGACAGGACACTCGAGGAGATCAGTGGCAGGCCCGACGTGGTGACCGCGGAAACGTGGGTCCACCTCCGCATCGCCAAGGAACGTTACGAGTGGCCCTTGCCGACGGCGGAAGAGCTGGCGGGTCGTTAGGCGGGTCGGGCGGGTCGTGAGTGGGCTGCGGGTGTGTTGCGAAAGTGGCTTTCACAACGGTGAAGGTTGTGAAAGTGGCGTTCGCAACGCTTGCCCGTGGCTGGACGTGCGGGTCGGGTGGGAACCGGAATACCCGTCTTGACGATGTAGGAATCGGGACGTCGAGTGTCCCGATTCCTACATCCTCCACGCCTTACCACTCACGACCCGCCCTACCGCTCACGAGTCGTTGTCCAGCAGGGCTTTCCGGATCTCGGTCTTGAGCACCTTGCCGATCTTGGACCGGGGGAGATCCGGCCAGATCAGGATCTCCTTGGGTGTTTTGATGCTGCCCAGCCGCTCCTTGACCGTGGCGCGGAGTTCTTCGGCGGCGGCGCTCTTGCCTGTGTGCAGCTGGACCACGGCGGTGATCTGCTCGCCCCATTTCTCGTGCGGCAGGCCGATCACGGCGCAGTCTTGCACCGCTTCATGAGCCATGAGCGCCTGTTCGACCTCGGCCGAGTAGACGTTGAAGCCGCCGGTGATGATCATGTCCTTGGCGCGGTCGACGATGGAAAGGTAGTGATCCTCGTCGAGGTACCCGATGTCGCCCGTGTGATGCCAGCCGTGCGCGCTCGCTTCCGCCGTCGCGGCGGGGTTCTTGTAGTAGCCGGGCATCACCAGAGAACCGCGGACGACGATCTCGCCGCGTTCGCCCGGCGGCAGGATCTCGCCCTTTTCGGACATGATCGCGACCTGGGTGAGCGGTGTCGGTCTTCCCGCGGAGGTGAACCGTTCCGTGGCAAGGGAACCGTCGGCGTGGACGTGGTCGGCCGGGGAGAGGGTGGAGATCATCATGGGGGCTTCGCTCTGCCCGAACAGCTGCCCGAAGACCGGGCCGATCCGGGTGATCGCTTCGGCGAGTTTGGTGGCCGACATGGGTGCGGCGCCGTACCAAAGGCATTGCAGCGACGAAAGATCGGCGCCGTCGAGCGCCGGATTGTCGAGCAGGAGGTAGATCAGCGTCGGTGGGAGGAAGGTGTGCGTGATCCGGCGGCGTTCCGTCAAGGTGATGAAGGAGCCGAGGTCGGGCGAGGGCATGACCACGATCTCGCCGCCGAGCGTCATGACCGGGAAGCAGAGCACGCCCGCCGCGTGCGTCAGCGGCGCGAGCGCCAGGTAGCGCGGCCGACCGGTGAACGGGTAGCTCATCAGCGTGAGCGCCGACATCGTCTCGACATTGGTGCCGCTGAGCATCACCGCCTTGGGGCGACCGGTGGTGCCTCCGGTGCCGACGAGCATGACCAGGTCGTCCGGCGGGGTCTCCTCCCACGGTTCGGTGCCGGCGCCGTCGAGCCAGTCGGAAAACGGGACGGCGCCGGGCATCGAGCCGTCGAGACAGACCACGGTGGTCAGCTTCGGCAGGTCGGGAAGCATCTTGGAGACGAGCGGTGCGAAGGACTCCTGCACCAGAAGGCAGGTGCAGTCGAACAGGTCGAGCAGTTCCCTGTTCTCGGCAGCCTCGTTGCGCGGGTTGACCGGGCACCACACGGCGCCGGACCGGCTGATGCCGAAAACGCAACCGAACGACAGGGGATCGTTCCCGGACAGGATCGCCACCTTGTCACCGGGCCCGACGCCGGACCGGGCGAGCGCCCGGCCCACCCGCCACGACAGTTCCCGTACGTCGCCGTAGCTCAGGGACTCGTCGCCCATGGTGAGGCAGGGTGCCGCCGGATCGAGTGAAGCGCCCTTGTCGAGGTAGTCGGTCAGTCGCACGCGCTCGTCCTTCCGATCAGCTGTGAACGGTCATGACCGGATTCGAAACCAGCCCGAAGGCCCGCAGCACGCCGAGCAGTTCTCGGTGTCCGAAAGCCTGGCACCCGGACGCGAAGCCGACCCGCTTCGGTGGCTGCTGAAGCAGCGAATACGCGCCGTAGGCCTGCATCAGCCCGGTCTGCTTGTAGTTGCAGGTGCCGTGGATGACACAGTGCGCGCGGCCGAGTGGACCCGAAGCGTGGACCGAATCCAGCGAGGTGTTGAGCCGCTGGTTCTCGCGCGGCGGCATCTCGTCGCGGACGGCGGCGGCCTGCTCCGCCAGCACACGGAGTTTTTCGTCCAGTGGCAGGTCTTTCACCTGCTCCAGCACCGCCGCGACGATCTGCGGGACGCCCTGCATGAGTGCGCGATCGAAGACGCCGCCGACGGCCTTGACGTTGGCCACGCGGGCGTCGTTCTTGAACCAGACCGGATGCGACGTGCCGCCCCAGGGCAGGGCCAACCCGGTTTCGTGATGGCCGGGCACCGTGACGTCCTGCAAACCGCCGTCCGCGGGCCAGGGCAGGTACTCGTTCTGCTCGAGGTAGTACGCGGCCGACAGCGCGGCGTTGACCAGGATGGTCTTCGTCGAAGCGACCGTGGGATAACCCTTCCAGAACACCAGGATGTCCAAAGTGTCCAGTCCGGGGGTCTCCAGGCACAGGTTGGCCGCGATCTCGCCGGTGGTGTACATCTGTGCGATGCCGGGGGAGAGCAGAAGACCCTTCTCCGCCATCTGCGCGCCGTAGCGTTCCTCGGCGTCGATCAGCCAGTCCTGTTCGCCGGTGGTGTCGAGGTAGTGCGTTCCGGTGCGCAGGCAGGCTTCGACGACCTCGTGGCCGTACTCGCTGAACGGGCCGACGGTGTTGCACACGACCTTGGCGTCGCGGAAGAGTTCGGTGAGCGCTTCGACGTCGTGCGAGACCTCGACGACCTCGTGGTCGATGGTGTCGAGGCCGGGAACGCCGTCGATCGCTTCCTGGAGGCGGGCCTTGTCCCGGCCGGCGGCGATGAACGGGACGTTGTACTCGCGCAGGTACTCGCAGATCAGCCGTCCGGTGTAGCCGGAGGCGCCGTAGACCACGACGGGTTTGGGGCTGCTCATGGTGATTCCTTTCGATTCGTCCGAGGTCACATGCCCATGCCGCCGTCGACCGGGAGTCCGGCCCCGGTGATGAAGCGAGCCGCGTCGGAGGCGAGGAACACGACGGCGTCGGCCATGTCCGCGACCTCGCCGAGCCGTCCTGCCGGGGTCTGCGCGACGACGGCGCCGATGGCGTCCTCGACGCTGGGGAACAGGCCGACCTCGACGACGTCCTGGGCGAGCTGGTTCCCCATCTGGGTGGGTACGAGACCGGGGTAGACGCAGTTGA contains these protein-coding regions:
- a CDS encoding DUF5938 domain-containing protein, yielding MSSPKPVVVYGASGYTGRLICEYLREYNVPFIAAGRDKARLQEAIDGVPGLDTIDHEVVEVSHDVEALTELFRDAKVVCNTVGPFSEYGHEVVEACLRTGTHYLDTTGEQDWLIDAEERYGAQMAEKGLLLSPGIAQMYTTGEIAANLCLETPGLDTLDILVFWKGYPTVASTKTILVNAALSAAYYLEQNEYLPWPADGGLQDVTVPGHHETGLALPWGGTSHPVWFKNDARVANVKAVGGVFDRALMQGVPQIVAAVLEQVKDLPLDEKLRVLAEQAAAVRDEMPPRENQRLNTSLDSVHASGPLGRAHCVIHGTCNYKQTGLMQAYGAYSLLQQPPKRVGFASGCQAFGHRELLGVLRAFGLVSNPVMTVHS